From a region of the Mycobacterium intracellulare ATCC 13950 genome:
- the galT gene encoding galactose-1-phosphate uridylyltransferase: MPATKLVFDIVTEPTRAKLADGRDLLFFSLPGHRPAPVEDRRPLPPRTAEQSQLRFDRTTGQWVIVAALRQDRTYKPPPDACPLCPGPTGLTSEVPAPDYDVVVFENRFPSLSGAATPLPDPGDADGFVSTPAPGRCEVICFSADHTGSFAALTPAHARLVVDAWRHRTADLMAAPGVEQVFCFENRGEEIGVTLTHPHGQIYGYPYLTPRTVAMLEQARAHRNTHGGNLFGDLLAREVTDGGRIVARNEVFTAFVPFAARWPVEVHIYPNRFVPNVIGLDEDELDGFVAIYLDVLRRFDRMYSTPLPYISALHQYSGAGVQADGYFHVELMSIRRSATKLKYLAASESAMDAFIGDVTPESVAQRLRELQ, from the coding sequence GTGCCGGCGACCAAGCTAGTCTTCGACATCGTGACTGAGCCGACGCGAGCGAAGCTGGCTGACGGCCGTGACCTGCTGTTCTTCTCGCTGCCCGGGCATCGTCCGGCGCCGGTCGAGGACCGCCGGCCCCTGCCGCCGCGTACGGCCGAACAGTCGCAGTTGCGGTTCGACCGGACGACCGGGCAGTGGGTGATCGTCGCGGCGCTGCGCCAGGACCGCACCTACAAGCCGCCGCCCGACGCGTGCCCCCTGTGCCCGGGCCCGACCGGGCTGACCAGCGAGGTGCCCGCGCCCGACTACGACGTCGTCGTGTTCGAGAACCGCTTTCCCAGCCTGTCGGGCGCCGCGACGCCGCTTCCCGATCCCGGCGACGCCGACGGCTTCGTGTCGACCCCGGCGCCCGGGCGCTGCGAGGTGATCTGCTTTTCGGCCGATCACACCGGCTCCTTCGCGGCGTTGACGCCGGCGCACGCGCGGCTGGTGGTCGATGCGTGGCGCCACCGCACGGCCGACCTGATGGCCGCGCCGGGCGTCGAGCAGGTGTTCTGCTTCGAGAACCGCGGTGAGGAGATCGGGGTCACCCTCACCCATCCGCACGGCCAGATCTACGGCTATCCCTACCTGACGCCGCGGACGGTCGCCATGCTGGAGCAGGCGCGGGCGCATCGAAACACGCACGGCGGCAACCTGTTCGGTGATCTGCTGGCCCGCGAGGTCACCGATGGGGGCCGCATCGTCGCGCGCAACGAGGTGTTCACCGCGTTCGTGCCCTTCGCCGCGCGCTGGCCGGTCGAGGTGCACATCTACCCGAACCGGTTCGTGCCCAACGTGATCGGCCTCGACGAGGACGAGCTGGACGGGTTCGTGGCCATCTACCTTGACGTGCTGCGGCGCTTCGACCGCATGTATTCCACGCCGCTGCCCTACATTTCGGCGCTGCACCAGTATTCCGGGGCCGGGGTCCAGGCGGACGGGTACTTCCACGTCGAACTGATGTCCATCCGCCGCAGCGCGACCAAGCTCAAGTACCTGGCGGCCTCCGAATCGGCGATGGACGCCTTCATCGGTGACGTCACCCCCGAAAGCGTGGCGCAGCGGTTACGGGAACTGCAGTGA
- a CDS encoding PAS and ANTAR domain-containing protein, protein MAWELDRQAAAIERGLAGAVPQRAGWFRFYFEGHRWVWSDQVQRMHGYEPGTVTPTTELVLSHKHPADRPQVIDGINDMIRRRQAFSVRHRIVDTRGLIHHVIVVGDRFCDDNDEVVGTHGFYIEVTPPPARNREDSISAKVAEIVGRRGVIDRTKGMLMLIYGIDEDAAFTMLKTLSQSKNTKLGVLAQRIADDFTALGKEVITARSRFDRCLRAAHLRAPDHPAG, encoded by the coding sequence GTGGCTTGGGAATTAGACCGCCAGGCCGCGGCGATCGAGCGCGGTTTGGCCGGCGCCGTTCCGCAGCGGGCCGGCTGGTTCCGCTTCTACTTCGAGGGCCACCGCTGGGTATGGTCCGACCAGGTCCAGCGCATGCACGGTTACGAGCCCGGCACCGTGACCCCCACGACCGAGCTGGTGCTGTCGCACAAACACCCGGCGGACCGGCCCCAGGTGATCGACGGGATCAACGACATGATCAGGCGCCGTCAGGCGTTCAGCGTGCGGCATCGCATTGTGGACACCCGCGGGCTCATCCACCACGTCATCGTGGTGGGCGACCGGTTCTGCGACGACAACGACGAGGTCGTCGGGACCCACGGCTTCTACATCGAAGTCACGCCGCCGCCCGCGCGCAACCGGGAGGATTCCATCAGCGCCAAGGTCGCCGAGATCGTCGGGCGCCGCGGCGTCATCGACCGCACCAAGGGGATGCTGATGCTGATCTACGGTATCGACGAGGACGCCGCCTTCACCATGCTCAAAACGCTGTCCCAATCGAAAAATACGAAGCTCGGGGTGCTGGCCCAACGCATCGCCGACGACTTCACGGCGCTGGGCAAGGAAGTCATCACCGCGCGTTCGCGCTTCGACCGGTGCCTGCGTGCCGCGCACCTGCGGGCGCCCGACCACCCCGCCGGCTGA
- a CDS encoding galactokinase: protein MTVRYGAPGRINLIGEHTDYNLGFSLPIALPQRTVATFKPGPGDAITVTSERADAPVRIALGTAPGEVTGWAAYVAGVIWVLRQADYPVPGGTMSITSDVEMGSGLSSSAALECAALGAIASAAGVRIDRKHQARLAQRAENEYVGAPTGLLDQLASLFGRPATAVLIDFADLAVSPVAFDPDAAGVALLLIDSRERHSHAGGDYAARRQSCERAAADLGASSLREVGDRGPADLGAVRDPVDARRARHVLSENQRVIDCVAALGDGNYAEAGRIFTASHASMREDFDITTERIDLIAAAAVRAGALGARMTGGGFGGCVIALVPIARAGAVAEAVRRAVVDAGFEQPVVTRTRAAAGAGSCQ from the coding sequence GTGACGGTGCGCTACGGCGCGCCGGGACGGATCAACCTGATCGGCGAGCACACCGACTACAACCTGGGTTTCTCGCTGCCGATCGCCTTGCCGCAGCGCACGGTGGCGACGTTCAAGCCCGGCCCCGGCGACGCGATCACCGTGACCAGTGAGCGCGCGGACGCCCCGGTGCGCATTGCGCTCGGCACCGCCCCGGGGGAGGTGACCGGTTGGGCGGCCTACGTGGCCGGGGTGATCTGGGTGCTGCGCCAGGCGGATTACCCGGTGCCCGGCGGCACGATGTCGATCACCAGCGACGTGGAAATGGGCTCGGGCCTGTCCTCCTCGGCGGCCTTGGAATGCGCGGCGCTGGGGGCGATCGCCTCGGCCGCGGGCGTGCGCATCGACCGCAAGCACCAGGCCCGGCTCGCCCAGCGCGCCGAAAACGAGTACGTGGGCGCCCCAACGGGTTTGCTCGACCAGCTCGCCTCGCTGTTCGGCCGGCCGGCGACGGCGGTGCTGATCGACTTCGCCGACCTCGCCGTCTCGCCGGTGGCTTTCGACCCCGACGCCGCCGGCGTCGCCCTGCTGCTGATCGACTCCCGGGAGCGCCACAGCCATGCCGGCGGTGACTACGCGGCGCGGCGCCAGTCGTGCGAGCGCGCCGCCGCCGACCTCGGGGCGTCGTCGCTGCGCGAGGTCGGCGATCGCGGGCCCGCCGACCTGGGCGCCGTGCGGGACCCGGTCGATGCCCGTCGCGCCCGCCACGTGCTGAGCGAGAACCAGCGGGTCATCGATTGCGTTGCGGCACTGGGCGATGGGAACTACGCCGAGGCCGGGCGGATCTTCACCGCCTCGCACGCCTCCATGCGTGAGGACTTCGACATCACCACCGAACGCATCGACCTGATCGCGGCGGCAGCGGTGCGCGCGGGCGCGCTGGGGGCCCGGATGACCGGCGGCGGATTCGGTGGCTGCGTGATCGCGCTGGTGCCGATCGCGCGCGCGGGGGCGGTCGCTGAGGCGGTGCGGCGCGCCGTGGTCGACGCCGGCTTCGAACAACCCGTCGTCACCCGGACCCGGGCGGCCGCCGGCGCGGGTTCGTGCCAGTGA